A genomic window from Pagrus major chromosome 23, Pma_NU_1.0 includes:
- the LOC141019645 gene encoding immunoglobulin lambda-1 light chain-like: MLGTLCTLITALTCVNGVTVLSQKPPVVTLRRGETATMDCNLGTVTGDAAFWYKQVPGGVPQHVLRFRHSWSSVSYGSGFSSPKFTCTHQSQTDYRLIINNVEEGDSAVYYCKTWDTSVKEYVFGQGTKLIVTSSSLPPPVLTVFPPSRAELQSNEASLVCLSSQSVPFADVSWLAAGSQVSSGISTSTAVQQPDHTFQISSYLAIQTSDWNMEKVYTCKVSLGSQTAEKHIKKSDCPTEEQ, from the exons atgctGGGGACCCTCTGCACTCTCATCACTGCTCTAACAT gtgtgaatggtgtGACGGTGCTATCACAGAAACCTCCTGTTGTGacgctgaggagaggagagacagccaCCATGGACTGTAACCTGGGGACTGTTACTGGTGATGCTGCCTTCTGGTACAAACAGGTTCCAGGAGGAGTTCCTCAGCATGTACTGAGGTTTCGTCATAGCTGGAGCTCTGTATCTTATGGCTCTGGTTTCTCCTCTCCAAAGTTCACATGTACTCATCAGTCACAAACAGATTATCGTTTGATCATCAACAATGTGGAGGAAGGAGACTCAGCAGTCTATTACTGTAAAACGTGGGACACCTCTGTTAAGGAGTAC GTATTCGGACAAGGCACCAAGCTGATTGTGACAA GCtccagcctccctcctcctgtcctgaCAGTCTTCCCTCCATCCAGAGCTGAGCTCCAGTCCAACGAAGCCTCTCTGGTCTGTCTGTCCAGTCAGTCTGTGCCTTTTGCAGATGTGAGCTGGCTTGCTGCTGGGAGTCAAGTGAGCAGTGGGATCTCTACCAGCACCGCTGTTCAGCAACCGGACCACACTTTCCAAATCAGCAGCTATCTGGCCATCCAGACGTCAGACTGGAACATGGAGAAGGTCTACACatgtaaagtgtctttgggCTCCCagactgcagagaaacacatcaAGAAGTCAGACTGTCCCACTGAAGAACAGTAG
- the LOC141019732 gene encoding immunoglobulin lambda-1 light chain-like produces the protein MLGTLCTLITALTYVDAAKMVTQTPAVHTVSTGQQVVLTCNIERDDGHYVSWFKQVPGEAPQYVLRFYHSHSSPNSFGTGFSSDRFDSKASSDINYQFIIKRAETGDSAQYYCNTWDNSANESVFGQGTKLTVTSSSLPPPVLTVFPPSRAELQSNEASLVCLSSQSVPFADVSWFAAGSQVSSGISTSTAVQQPDHTFQISSYLAIQTSDWNMEKVYTCKVSLGSQTAEKHIKKSDCPTEEQ, from the exons atgctGGGGACCCTCTGCACTCTCATCACTGCTCTAACAT ATGTGGATGCAGCCAAAATGGTGACCCAGACACCTGCTGTCCACACAGTTTCTACAGGACAACAGGTTGTTCTCACCTGCAACATTGAGAGAGATGATGGACATTATGTCAGTTGGTTTAAACAGGTTCCTGGTGAAGCTCCTCAGTATGTCCTGAGGTTTTACCATAGTCACAGTTCACCTAACAGCTTTGGAACAGGATTCTCTTCAGACCGATTCGACTCTAAAGCCTCATCAGACATAAATTATCAGTTCATCATTAAGAGGGCAGAGACAGGAGACTCTGCTCAGTATTACTGTAACACATGGGACAACTCTGCCAATGAGAGC GTATTCGGACAAGGCACCAAGCTGACTGTGACAA GCtccagcctccctcctcctgtcctgaCAGTCTTCCCTCCATCCAGAGCTGAGCTCCAGTCCAACGAAGCCTCTCTGGTCTGTCTGTCCAGTCAGTCTGTGCCTTTTGCAGACGTGAGCTGGTTTGCTGCTGGGAGTCAAGTGAGCAGTGGGATCTCTACCAGCACCGCTGTTCAGCAACCGGACCACACTTTCCAAATCAGCAGCTATCTGGCCATCCAGACGTCAGACTGGAACATGGAGAAGGTTTACACatgtaaagtgtctttgggCTCCCagactgcagagaaacacatcaAGAAGTCAGACTGTCCCACTGAAGAACAGTAG
- the LOC141019703 gene encoding immunoglobulin lambda-1 light chain-like, translated as MLGTLCTLITALTYVDAAKMVTQTPAVHTVSTGQQVVLSCNIERPESYFVSWYKQIPGEAPQFVLRFYHSHSSPDEFGTGFSSDRFDSKASSDINYQFIIKRTETGDSAQYYCETWDDSAKERVFGQGTKLIVTSSSLPPPVLTVFPPSRAELQSNEASLVCLSSQSVPFADVSWFAAGSPVSSGISTSTAVQQPDHTFQISSYLAIQTSDWNMEKVYTCKVSLGSQTAEKHIKKSDCPTEEQ; from the exons atgctGGGGACCCTCTGCACTCTCATCACTGCTCTAACAT ATGTTGATGCAGCCAAAATGGTGACCCAGACGCCTGCTGTCCACACAGTTTCTACAGGACAACAGGTTGTTCTCAGCTGCAACATTGAGagacctgaaagctattttGTCAGTTGGTATAAACAGATTCCTGGTGAAGCTCCTCAGTTTGTCCTGAGGTTTTACCATAGTCACAGTTCACCTGACGAATTTGGAACAGGATTCTCCTCAGACCGATTCGACTCTAAAGCCTCATCAGACATAAATTATCAGTTCATCATtaagaggacagagacaggagaCTCTGCTCAGTATTACTGTGAGACATGGGACGACTCTGCCAAGGAGAG GGTATTCGGACAAGGCACCAAGCTGATTGTGACAA GCtccagcctccctcctcctgtcctgaCAGTCTTCCCTCCATCCAGAGCTGAGCTCCAGTCCAACGAAGCCTCTCTGGTCTGTCTGTCCAGTCAGTCTGTGCCTTTTGCAGACGTGAGCTGGTTTGCTGCTGGGAGTCCAGTGAGCAGTGGGATCTCTACCAGCACCGCTGTTCAGCAACCGGACCACACTTTCCAAATCAGCAGCTATCTGGCCATCCAGACGTCAGACTGGAACATGGAGAAGGTTTACACatgtaaagtgtctttgggCTCCCagactgcagagaaacacatcaAGAAGTCAGACTGTCCCACTGAAGAACAGTAG